A window from Littorina saxatilis isolate snail1 linkage group LG9, US_GU_Lsax_2.0, whole genome shotgun sequence encodes these proteins:
- the LOC138975831 gene encoding cartilage matrix protein-like has translation MLKAAIFAGLVLCLTTDAAHLRHETRHKRESSECPKECLSNPLEISFVVDASASIWPGNFTLGLNFIEDFVNIFEISQTAVRVSLVTYGEVVYDQDDFGFADYSNNQDLMEAISNIPYRSGIMTNTSGGIWHMLNKQMPEAREGVRRVVIVLTDGNSQETALTKRAAKDALDSGLEVFAIGVGHDVSPQELHNIASDDRHVFVVSAYHMLESIKKRLSYEACNIPTQPVCEMDPVDLSFVIDSSASIGEGNFSVGMQFVKEFVDSFQLNPSAVRVSLVTFGEVVYTEDAFGFDTYTDKKDVLDTLAGIKWRHGKETNTGAGIKYMQVTQMAKARPIAAHICIVITDGESQETEQTKEQAKAAQDAGIVMYAIGVGKIGEKLNEEELINIAGDTSRVLTAENYAQLNLLKDSLTDITCQGILQSIESKASKFRE, from the exons ATGCTGAAGGCTGCAATTTTTGCTGGGCTCGTGCTG TGTCTCACAACTGATGCAGCACACCTTAGACATGAAACGAG GCACAAAAGAGAATCGTCGGAGTGCCCAAAAG AATGCCTGAGCAACCCGTTGGAGATATCCTTCGTTGTGGACGCCTCGGCGTCCATCTGGCCCGGCAACTTCACTCTTGGGCTCAACTTCATTGAAGACTTCGTCAACATCTTTGAGATTTCCCAAACCGCG GTGCGTGTGTCCCTGGTGACCTATGGCGAGGTAGTCTACGATCAAGACGACTTCGGTTTCGCcgactacagcaacaaccaggACTTGATGGAGGCCATCTCCAATATCCCCTACCGCAGTGGTATTATGACCAACACCAGCGGAGGCATCTG GCACATGCTCAACAAGCAAATGCCCGAGGCCAGAGAAGGCGTGCGTCGCGTGGTCATTGTGCTGACCGACGGAAACTCCCAGGAAACTGCCTTGACCAAGCGAGCGGCTAAAGACGCCTTAGATTCAGGTCTGGAGGTGTTCGCCATTGGCGTGGGACACGATGTGTCACCTCAGGAGCTTCACAACATCGCCAGTGACGACAG ACACGTGTTCGTGGTGTCAGCCTATCACATGTTGGAAAGCATCAAGAAACGCTTGTCCTACGAAGCCTGCAATA TTCCCACCCAGCCAG TATGTGAGATGGATCCCGTGGACCTGTCGTTCGTGATCGACTCCTCGGCCAGCATAGGCGAGGGAAACTTCAGTGTGGGCATGCAGTTCGTCAAGGAGTTCGTGGACTCTTTCCAACTCAACCCGTCGGCCGTCAGAGTGTCATTGGTCACTTTCGGCGAGGTAGTCTACACCGAAGATGCCTTTGGCTTTGA CACTTATACGGACAAGAAAGACGTGCTGGACACACTGGCGGGGATCAAATGGAGGCACGGAAAGGAAACCAACACGGGGGCGGGCATTAAGTACATGCAGGTCACGCAGATGGCCAAGGCAAGACCCATCGCTGCCCACATCTGCATCGTCATCACCGATGGAGAGTCACAGGAAACAGAG CAAACGAAGGAGCAAGCCAAGGCTGCGCAGGACGCTGGCATCGTGATGTACGCGATAGGAGTGGGCAAGATCGGGGAAAAGCTAAACGAGGAGGAGCTCATCAACATTGCTGGCGACACTAGCCGTGTGCTGACGGCTGAAAACTATGCCCAGCTCAACCTCCTCAAGGACAGCCTCACGGACATAACCTGCCAAGGAA tCCTGCAATCGATCGAGTCGAAAGCATCAAAATTCAGAGAGTAA